The nucleotide sequence CACGATCATCTTCAGGAACTCAGGCGCTGCGTCCTTGAACAGCGACGCGATGCGGATCTCCTTCTTCGCCTTCAGCTTGCCACCCTGCACCCGCGACACCGCGGTGTGCAGGCCGAGGGCGCGATGGGTCAGATCGAGGCGGTTGTCGAACAACACCTTGTCGATGGCCGGTGCGTTACGCAGGTACTGTTGCTTGAGCTCCAGCGCATAACTGTACAGAGCCTTGTCGCTCTGGATCGGATGCCGGCCGGGATAGCGCTGGTGCAGGTAGTCGCCCAGGCGATCCTGGGCGATCAATTGCTGCACCTGGGCTTGCAGCGCGGCGGGATAGGCCTGGAGGTACTTGAGCACGGTCATCGAACGGCAATACTGTGGGAAAAGGTCGCCAGTGTAGCGAACTCAGGCCGTCAGCGCGCTCCAGTCAAAGGGCTTGGCGAACGCATCGGTGTCTTCGGCCATCAAGGGTCGCGCCACGAGGAACCCCTGCACGTACTCACAACCATGGGTTTCCAGCCATCGATATTGCTCCAGGGTTTCGACACCTTCGGCGATCACCCGCAAACCCAGTTGCGTACACAGATCGATCACCGAGGCCGCCAGGGCAGCATCCCGGGGCGAATCCGGCAACCGGGCGATCAGGTGCCGGTCGAGCTTGAGGGTATCGAGCTCAAGGTCGCGCAAATGCGCCAGCGAGCAGGGTCCGGAGCCGAAGTCATCCAGCGCCACCCGTACTCCGAGGTGGCGCAGCAGCCGCAGTTGTTTCTGGGTTTCGTCGGGATTGCGCATCAGCGCATCCTCGGTCACCTCGACCTCCAGTTGCCGGGGTTTCAAGGCATGGCGCTCCAGCACCTGGCGCAATTCGGTCACCAGGTTCGGCATGCCGAACTGGGTACTGCTCAGACTCACCCCCAGCACCAGGTCATCAGTGAAATTTCGCTCCCAGACTTTGCGCTGGGCCGCGCTGCGATGATAAATCCAGCTGCCCAGCCGGCTGATCAGCCGCGCTTCCTCCAGCAAGGGCAGGAACAGGCCTGGCGGCACATCGCCGACGCTCGGGTGCTGCCAGCGCAGTAACGCCTCGAACCCACGAATCCGCCCATCGCGGATGTTCACCTGAGGCTGGTAGACCATATTGAAGTCACGGTTCTCAATGGCCGAGCGCACGCTTTCCTCGAGCATCAGCCGTGAACGGGCTCGACCGTTCATTTCGTGGTCGTAAAAACGGTACTGCTGGCGGCCGGCACGCTTGGCTTCGTACATGGCGATGTCCGATGCGCGCAACAACCCGTCGAGATTGGCGCCGCAATCCGGGTACGTCGCAATGCCGATACTGGCCCCCAGCGCCACGTCCATGCCTTCGATCTGCTGGCAGATTGCGACCCGTTCGATGAGCTTTTCCGCAATCTTGGCCGCCTGCTCCGGGAGCTCCAGGTCCAGCAGCGCCGTGAACTCGTCACCGCCCAGCCGCGCCAGGATGTCGAAGGGACGCAGGCAGGCTTTCAACTGCTCCGAGACCCAGCGCAACACCCGGTCACCGGCATCGTGACCCAGCGAATCGTTGACGCGCTTGAAACCGTCGAGGTCCAGGTACAGCAACACCCAGTTGCTTTCCAACCGCTCGCTGCGCATCAGCAGGTTTTCGGCGGTCTGATAAAACCCCCTGCGGTTGAGCAAACCGGTCAGCGGGTCCGTGACAGCCTGGAACTCCAGTTGCTGGTGCAGGTGGCGGACCACCGACATGTCCTGGAGCGTCACCACCATGGCCTTCTGCTCCGAGGGCAGCGGCGCGCAGGACAGCGCCACCGACACCTGTTGACCGGGTGCGGTGCGCAGGACGGCATCGTGCAGGCGCCAGGTCTGGCCACGGCAATAGGCGCCATGAATGTCGGAGTCGACCCACTGTGGAATGTGCGGCTTCTGCAGGTAATCCAGAAACGGCATCCCCTGCAACTGCTCCGCCGTAGCATTGAGCAGACGACAGGTGGACGGGTTGGCGAAACGGATGCAGCCGTCCTCGTCCACCACAAGAATCCCCTCGGCGGCATTGTCCAGCACCGAGGCGTTGAAGGCCCTGGCCGCTTCCAGATCCTGGCTCAGGCGCTGCAAGGCCCGGCGATTGCGCTGGTGCTCCAGCAACGCCTGGACCTTGGGCTTGAGGATCTGCGGATCGAAAGGTTTGAACAGGTAGTCCACCGCGCCACTGGCGTAGCCCTTGATCACCGCGTCCTGGGATTGCTCATTGGCTGTCAGGAAAATGATCGGCGTGAGCCGCGTGCGCTGGCTGCCGCGCATCAGGCGCGCCACTTCGAAACCGTCCATGTCCGGCATCTGCACATCCAGCAGCACCAGGTCGATGTCATGTTCGAGCAGCAGGTTAAGGGCCTCGACACCCGAGGCTGCGGTCATGACCTGCCAATCCTGACGCTGCAACAATGCTCGCATGCTGAGCAGGTTTTCAGGGTAATCATCAACAATCAAAAGGACAGAGCTGTCTTCAACAAGCGTCGGTTGCGCGCATTCCATGCTGCTTCTCTTATCGGGGCGCCATGTCCGTTTTACGTAGCAAAACAGACAAATACTGTGATCTCACTCTAGACCGTGATTTTGAAAAGCAGTAGGTGTCATCACGCCATCATCCTGACAAAGCCCGAAATAGCCGACTAACGGTCACCCACCTCGGGCACAGAAACTGCAATACCCAAAGTGACGATCAGTTGACGTCAATCATCCGCCGCAATAACGACAACAAGCTCAAACCGGTGCTACCAGGACGCCCCAACTCGCGGGCCAGAGCCTCGCGTTGTTGCGCCTAACATTTCACTGCAGGAACCGAACATGATCGACCTTAACACCTGGAATTTGAGCATCCCCGAAGGCAGCCCGGCGATGACCATCGAAACCCCTCGCCTGGCGCAAGGGTTCAAGGATCAGTATTTCAACGCCGAAACCGGCACGGTATTTTTTTGGGCCCCGGTGACCGGCACAAAGACCGCCAATGCGATTTACCCGCGCAGCGAACTGCGGGAAACCTACAGCGACGGTACCCTGCGAAACTGGCTGTATTCGGCGGCGGACAATACCCTGCGGGCGACGGTGACCGTCAACCAGGTGCCCAGCACCGGCAAGATCGTGATTGGCCAGATCCACACCAAGAACAGCACCAGCCCCATGGTGAAACTGGAATACCAGTACAAGGCCTACAGCGCCACCGGCAACATCGTCGCCAAGGTACGGATGCGTCCCGATGACGAAGCAGGCCAGGTCATCACCGTCGCCACCGGCGTGAAGCTCGACCGCGCCTTCTCCTACATGATCCACCTCAGCCCGAAAGGTGCCTTGGGCATTACCGCGGCGGGTTACAACTGGAGAACGACCATCGACCCGAGCTGGAAGGACAAGCCCCTGTACTTCAAGGCGGGCGTGTATGTGCAGGACAACACCGGCTATCCCACCGAAGGCGGGAAAGTGACGTTCAGCCTGCTGGAAATCAAGCACACCACCCTCTAATGGCGGACTCACGGCGTCAGCAGCATGGATCGCTGCTTTCGCAGACGTTGAAAGCGACCGCTGCCATATCGCCACCGTTCGGACAAATTTCAAAGTAGCCGACTAACGGTCGTCCCTCTCGGGCACAAAAGCCGCGAAGACCACTCTGACGGACAGTTGACGCCAACCCGCCGCCGGACGAACAGCAAAACGTTCGATTCCCGCGCTTTCAAGGCACGTCAAGATGCCTGGAATAGAGCCTCCGGTTGGGTCTTGCAGCTTTACTACTCGAAGAAAGGATCCAAACATGGTCGATCTTGCAACCTGGAACTTGAGCATTCCAGAAGGCAGCCCCCGAAAACCATCGAAACCCCGCGACTGGTAGATGGATTCAAGGACAAGTACTTCAACTCCGAAGGCAGCACCGTGTATTTCTGGGCCCCGGTCACCGGCGCCAAGACAGAGAACGCGATCTATCCGCGCAGTGAACTGCGGGAGACCTACAAGGACGGCACCTTGCGCAACTGGTTGTATCCCGATGCCGACAATCATCTGAATGCCACCCTGACCGTCAACCAGGTGCCCAGCAGCGGCAAGGTGGTGATCGGCCAGATCCACGCAAAGGACAGCAACAAGCCCATGGTGAAACTGGAGTACCAGTACAAGGACGCCAGCGACACCGGCGACATCGTCGCCAAGGTCCGCATGCGCCCCGATGACAGCGAGGGCCGGGTCATTACGGTGGCCAGCGGTGTGAAACTTGCCCAGGCCTTCTCTTACCGGATCCACCTGGATCGCACCGGCGACCTGGGCATCACCGCGGCGGGTCGTAGCTGGTACACCACCATCAGTTCCACCTGGCGAGTCAAACCGCTGTATTTCAAGGCCGGGGTGTATGTGCAGGACAACACGGGCTATACCAGCGAAGGCGGGAAAGTGACGTTCAGCAAGCTGGATATCGATCACAACACCTGAATCTTCAGCTCCGAAAATCTCGTAGGAATCCGCTCTTCGTGGCGAGGGGATTTATCCCCGTCGGGCTGCGAAGCAGCCCCTTCTTTTCGTCAGACCCACCCCATGCCCAAGGTTTACGGCGGCTGCGCCACCGAGCGGGAGCAAGCTCCCTCGCCAAGGGGGTTGCGGGGGTCCTACAGGCCGGTTGTTGCGCCGAAAATCGCCTTCTATAGTTCGGTTCGTCTGCTGGCTTTGGGTCAGGGACAGGGTTTCGCAGCCCGGGTGAGTTAGAATCACAACCGTCAAAAATCGACATAGGCAATTTTCCTACGTTCGGCTTTTTATGGCGGCTGTGTGTGGGAGATCCTCGGGTCTGCCGAGTTCCTAACTCCTCGGTCTGCGAACCTGCATACGGCTGCCACCCATTTGTTTCGCAGCAAACGGCGGCAATTTCTTCGTTTGAGTTGGGAAATAATCATGAACACTGAACAATCGCCCCACCGCTTCACTCCACTAACCCCAATCGCCACCACCGAACCCGTCCTGTTCATCGACAGCACGGCCTCACTCCCCGAACTCCACGCCTGCGCCAGCGAACGCCTGCATGCCACACTCGACTACCTGACGCTCATGGCCTGCGCCACCCTGCGCGACTCCGCCGCCGGCGACTTCAATACCCTCACTAATGTCGCCCGGATTCTGGTTCAGGATGTCACCGACGTATTTGGGGTGATTGAACA is from Pseudomonas sp. B21-056 and encodes:
- a CDS encoding M48 family metallopeptidase — its product is MTVLKYLQAYPAALQAQVQQLIAQDRLGDYLHQRYPGRHPIQSDKALYSYALELKQQYLRNAPAIDKVLFDNRLDLTHRALGLHTAVSRVQGGKLKAKKEIRIASLFKDAAPEFLKMIVVHELAHFKESDHNKAFYQLCEHMLPGYHQLEFDLRVYLTWRDLQQPKE
- a CDS encoding putative bifunctional diguanylate cyclase/phosphodiesterase, which produces MECAQPTLVEDSSVLLIVDDYPENLLSMRALLQRQDWQVMTAASGVEALNLLLEHDIDLVLLDVQMPDMDGFEVARLMRGSQRTRLTPIIFLTANEQSQDAVIKGYASGAVDYLFKPFDPQILKPKVQALLEHQRNRRALQRLSQDLEAARAFNASVLDNAAEGILVVDEDGCIRFANPSTCRLLNATAEQLQGMPFLDYLQKPHIPQWVDSDIHGAYCRGQTWRLHDAVLRTAPGQQVSVALSCAPLPSEQKAMVVTLQDMSVVRHLHQQLEFQAVTDPLTGLLNRRGFYQTAENLLMRSERLESNWVLLYLDLDGFKRVNDSLGHDAGDRVLRWVSEQLKACLRPFDILARLGGDEFTALLDLELPEQAAKIAEKLIERVAICQQIEGMDVALGASIGIATYPDCGANLDGLLRASDIAMYEAKRAGRQQYRFYDHEMNGRARSRLMLEESVRSAIENRDFNMVYQPQVNIRDGRIRGFEALLRWQHPSVGDVPPGLFLPLLEEARLISRLGSWIYHRSAAQRKVWERNFTDDLVLGVSLSSTQFGMPNLVTELRQVLERHALKPRQLEVEVTEDALMRNPDETQKQLRLLRHLGVRVALDDFGSGPCSLAHLRDLELDTLKLDRHLIARLPDSPRDAALAASVIDLCTQLGLRVIAEGVETLEQYRWLETHGCEYVQGFLVARPLMAEDTDAFAKPFDWSALTA
- a CDS encoding polysaccharide lyase family 7 protein, which produces MIDLNTWNLSIPEGSPAMTIETPRLAQGFKDQYFNAETGTVFFWAPVTGTKTANAIYPRSELRETYSDGTLRNWLYSAADNTLRATVTVNQVPSTGKIVIGQIHTKNSTSPMVKLEYQYKAYSATGNIVAKVRMRPDDEAGQVITVATGVKLDRAFSYMIHLSPKGALGITAAGYNWRTTIDPSWKDKPLYFKAGVYVQDNTGYPTEGGKVTFSLLEIKHTTL
- a CDS encoding fructose-bisphosphate aldolase, yielding MNTEQSPHRFTPLTPIATTEPVLFIDSTASLPELHACASERLHATLDYLTLMACATLRDSAAGDFNTLTNVARILVQDVTDVFGVIEQRGLEGK